In the genome of Pseudonocardia cypriaca, the window CAGCGCCTGCGCCCGCAGCTGGGGAAGGCGCAGCCGGCCTGCGGCGTCCGCGGCGCGACGTGCGAGCTCCCCGGCGGCGACCGGGCCGCGGGTGTGCAGCACCAGGTCGGACTCGATGATGTCGATCGACGCGAGCTGGGCGAGCATGCCCGTCTCGGTGGCGAGCTCACGGGCCCGCCGCAGCGTCGGGGCGTCGTCGTCCTCCAGTACTTCGAGCATGCCGACGCCGAAGAGCGCGGTGACCCGCCACGGCGTGAGCCCGTGCTCCGCGGCCACCTGCGCGGCCCGCCGGTAGGCCGCCCGGCTGGCGGCGAGATCGGTCTGCCAGGTGGTGCGCGCCGCGACCCCCAGCGCCTCGCAGAGCGCCGCCGGCGCGCCGGCCCGCTCGGCGCGGGACACGGCCTCGGCCGCGAGCGCGGCGGCCTCCTCCCCCGCACCGGCTCCGAACGCGGCGTCGGCACGAAGCACCGCGGAGCGGGGGTCGTCCGGCCGACCGGCCCGCTCGACGTAGTCCCGCGCGGCGGCCCAGCGAGCGGCCGTCACCGCCGTGCGGGCGAGCCGCAGGCACAGCTCGGCGTGCTCGTCGCCGGTCAGCTCGTCGAGGTGGGCGTCGCCCAGCGCGAGCGCCTCGTCGGCGCGCCCCATCAGGGTCAGCACGCTCACCCGTTCCCGGATGATCTCCGCGCCGAGCCCGGAGGCCGCCGCGGCCCTCGCGAGCAGCGCGTCCGCCGAGTGCAGCGCGCCGCGGCCGGCGGCCCGGCGGGCCAGCTGCAGCAGCACGCGCGCGGCCTCATGGGGTCGGCCCGCCTCGGCGAACAGCTCCGCGGCGCGGGGCTCGTCGTCCGGGCCCGCGCGCTCGGCGAGCAGCTGCGCGGCCCGGGCCGCGAGCGCTGCCCGCTCCGGGGGAAGCAGCGTGCCGAGGACGGCGTCACGGGCGAGCGCGTGCGGCCAGCGCAGGCCGCCGCCGGCAGCCCGCACCACCAGCCCGACGTCGACGGCCCGGCGCAGCGCGGTCACGACGTCGGCGTCCGCGATGCCGGTCACCTCGTCGAGCAGCCGCCAGTCCGGGTCGGGGCCGAGAACGGCCGCGGCCTGCACGACCACCCGGCCCGGGGCGGCGAGGGCGTCGAGGCGGGCGGCGACCAGCGCCGCGAGGCTCGGTGGCACCTCCCGCCCGGGCTCGGCGAGCAGCTCCTCCACGAGGAACGGCAGGCCGTCCGACCGCGCGAGCAGGTCCCGCACCGTCTCCGGCGGCAGCGGCCGCCCGCCCCGGCACGCGGCGGCGAGCGCCGCGACGTCGGGCTCGTCCAACCGGCGCAGGTGCACGGCGGTGATCCCGGGTGCGGCACGCAGCCGCGCGGTGGCCGCTGCTTCCGCCGGCTCGTCCCGGCTCGACACGGCGACGAGCACGGGGCGGTCGCGGACGGCCGCCGCGAGGTACTCGACGACGGCGAGCGTGTCCTCGTCGGCCCAGTGCAGGTCCTCGAGCCGCAACAGGCAGCCGGCGTGCCCGGCGGCGAGGGCGCACACGGCCCGCAGCACCCCCTCGCCGAGCACGACCGCGGGATCGGCGCCGTCGGCCACCCCTGCCCGGCCGGTGACGAGTGCGTCCAGCGCGGCCCGGTAGGGGCGGACGGCCGCGGACTCGCGGACCGCCTGCGCGTCCAGCCGCCCGACGACGGCCTCCGCGATCGCCCGGTAGCTGCCCCCGCCCTGCACCGCGCGGCCGCTGAGCACCAGCATCCCGGCGCCGGTCGCCGCGGACGCCGCGTCGTCGAGCAGGCGGGTCTTGCCGACGCCCGCCTCGCCGACGACGGCCAGCGCGCCCCCGCGACCGGACGCGGCGGCGGCCACGAGGCGGCGCACCTGCGCCAGCTCGCCCGCCCGGCCCACGACCACCGGGCACCGCAGGACGGTCGTCACGCCACCAGTAGACCCGATGCCGGGCCCGTCCGGTCAGGCGCTGGCGAGGGTTCGGGCCAGCCGCGACGCGTGCCGGCGCGACGGGACACCGAGGTTGCCGAGGATCGTCGAGACGTGGTGGTCGACGGTGCGGACCGAGACCACCAGCCGTTCCGCGATCTCGGCGTTGGTGAGGCCTTCTGCGAGCAGGTCGAGCACGTCGGCCTGGCGGCTGGTGAGCCCCGCCGGGTGGGCGCGGGTGGCCGCCTGCGGACCGCGGGGGATGGTGCGCACCCCGAGCTCGCGCAGCCGCCGGCGTGCCCCGGGGTCGCGCCGAGCTCGTCGAGCGCGGCGAGAGCGGGTTCGCGTTCCAGCAGGCCGTGCACCCCGATTGCCATCGGCCCCCTCCGCGCCCCCTTGCCCTGCGCCACCCGTCCCGGACGCGACGATCCTGCGGATCAGTGGCGGTCACCGAGTTAGGAGACGCGAGCAGCGCCACGGATACGGCGGGTTCGCCGTCGGGAGACGAGCGGGGTGGCGGGGTCGGCGAAGGCCGAGCAGCCCGGCGAGTCGATCAGGTGGGGTCGGTGAGCAGCGGCCAGCCGTCGTCGTCCCACACGATCGGCTGCAGGGCGAGCTTCGTCGCCCCGTTCGCCGACTTGTCGTAGTAGTGGTAGGCCATGATGTCGTCGGACGCGGACTGCCCGCCCGGGCCCACCCGGTTGCCCGCCGCGGTGAGCACGGTGGTGCCGCCGCCTTCGAGGAGCTTGCGACCGTCCCGGTCGACGTAGGGGCCGGTCACCTTCTTCGACCGCCCGACCATGATCTTGTAGTCGCTGTCGGAGCCCTGGCAGCACTGCCCCCAGGACGTGAACAGGTAGTAGTAGCCGTCGTTCTTGACGAAGTACGGGGCCTCGATGGCGTTGGGCGCCGCCTTGCGGTCGGCGATGTGCAGCGGCTTCGCGTCGGGGTCGGCGAGCTTGCCGGACGGCCAGTCCAGCTTCACCATCCGGATGCCGCTCCAGTAGGAGCCGAACGCCATCCACGGCGTGCCCGACCCGTCCTCGATGATCCCGGGGTCGATCGCGTTGTAGTCGTCGTCCGGCTGGGAGCTGATGACCTCGCCGCGGTCCACCCACTCGTAGGCCGGGTCGGACGGGTCGAGCGTCTCGTTCGTGGCGAGTCCGATCGCCGAACGGTTGTGTCCCCAGGTGGAAGCCGCGTAGTACATGTAGTACATGCCGTTGGCCTGGTAGACCTCCGGAGCCCAGAGGTTCTTCACGCCCGGCACCGCGTCCTTGACCCACTTCGGGATCTCGTCCCAGACCGTGCCCTCGTAGGTCCACTTGTGCCCGTCGGGCGACGAGCGGATCTGGATGTTGCCGGCGCCCTTGTTCTCCTCACCGGTGGCGAAGACGTACCAGTCGTCCCCTCCGCCCCCCGCGACCAACGCCGGGTCGTGGGCGGTGAGGTCGCCGGAGAGCCGCCACGGCTGCTCGGCCTGCGCCGGGAGCGCCGGTCCGGCGGCTGCGGCCGGCGGCGCCAGCGCCCCGGTCAACCCGACCACTGCGGCGACGACGGTCAGGAGCGGCGCGAGTCGCACAGGCGTCATCCGTTCTGCGGGAGGGACGGGTCGGCCCCGGCGACCGATCGAGCAAGATCGCCGAGGCGACGGTCAGCGTAAGCGGGGCGGAGCGAGCGGCGACGGACCCACAACGCGATGTCACCCGAGAGTGATGCGCGTCACCCTGACGCGCCGATCCGGCCGGGTGGATCTAGCAACCTCTAACGCGTTCTAGTGCAGACGGAATGCTCGAGTGGTCAACTCCCGGCCTTCCCGCGCGAGCTCGAAGAACCCGTACGTGCCCTGTTCCTTCAGCTCGCGGGCGGCCCTGGCGAGCGCACCGAACGCGACCCAGCTGAACGTGCCCCCCACCGAGATGCGGGCCACGCCGGCGGCTGCCAGCTCCTCGATCGGTGCCATCCCCGGCATCAGGAGCACGTTCACCGGCCGGTCCACCGACGAGACCACGCTGCGGATGTCGGCCAGCTCCACCAGGCCCGGCGCGTACAGCACCTCGGCGCCCGCCTCCTGGTAGGCCTGCAGGCGTTCGATCGTGTCCCCGAGGTCCGGGTTGCCGCGGATGAAGTTCTCGGACCGGGCCGTGAGCACCAGCCCGCGGCCCTCCTTCGCGGCCTCCGCCGCGGCCGCGATCCGCTCGGCGGCGAGACCGATGTCGTGGATCTCGGGGTCGGCGCCCGCGCTGTAGTCCTCGATCGAGCAGCCGGCCAGGCCCGCCTCGACGGCCTCCGCGACGGTGGTGGCAACCTCCCCCGGGTCGTCGCCCCACCCGTCCTCGAGGTCGGCGTTCACCGGGATGTCCACGCACACCGCCACCGCGGCGGCGTGCTCGAGCGTGTCCACCGCACCCATCGCACCGTCGACGAGGCCTGCGGTGGCGGCGAACCCGCTGCTGGTGGTGGCCAGCGCCGCGAAACCGAGGGTGGCGAGCGCCTTCGCCGAACCCTCGTCCCAAGGGTTGGGCATCAGCAACGGGTCGCCGGGAACGTGCAATGCCCGGAACCGGGCGGTCATGTCGGTGCCGGTGAAGTCGCTGCTCGTCATCCTCGCCACGGATGGGACCGTACCGAGCCGCGCCAGCGAGATCCGCCGAGATCAGGCCTCGCGGCGCCGCGCGGTGTCGATCGCGCCGTCGCCGAGGACTCTGACCAGGTCCTCCCGGGCCCGTGCCACCCGCGACCGGATCGTGCCCACCGGGCAGCCGCAGACCTGCGCCGCCTCGGCGTAGCTCAGGTCGAGCACCTGCGTGAGCACGAACGCCTCGTGCCGGTCCGGGTCGAGCGCGGCCACCAGCTGCGCGAGCAGCACCGCCTCGTCGCCCGCCCGCCGCGTGGCTCCCGCGCGCACGGCGACGGCGTCCCAGTCGGCGACAGCGGTGGTGCGGGGACGGCGGCCCGCGGCGCGCACCGCGTCGGCCGCGACCCGCCGGGCGATCGACAGCAGCCAGGTGCGTGCGGACGCGGCCGCCTCGAACCGCGGGAGGGCCGCCACGGCTCGCAGGTAGGTCTCCTGCGCGAGGTCCTCGGCCTGGCCGGGGTCGCAGAGGTGCGACACGAACCGCAGCACGTCGCGCTGGGTGGCCCGGACGAACGCGGAGAGGGCCTCCCGGTCACCGCGCCCGGCGGCGAGCGCCCAGGCGGTGATCCGCTCGTCGTCCGGTCGTTCGGCCACGGACCAAGCCTAACCAGGGCCGGGCCGGGAACCCCGCGGGCCGCCGTTGCGACCATAGGCACATGCGCTGCGAGGACTGCCGGGACGCGATCTCCGCGCGGATGGACGGCGAGGACCCCGGGGTGGAACCCGGGACGGTGGATCGGCACCTCGACGACTGCGCCGCCTGCCGCGCCTTCGCCGAGCGGGCCGCGCACGTCACCCGGCTGGCCCGGATCCGGCCCGCCGAGGAGCTCCCCGACGTGCTGCCCGGGCTCCTGGCCGCGCTCGACGCGGGCGAGTCCCGCCCGGCGCCCCCGCGTTCGCGGCGCTCGATCGCCCGGGACGCCGTCCGCGCCGCCCTCGCGGCGCTCGCCGTCGGGCAGCTGGCGCTCGCGCTCAGCGGGATCATCAGCGCGACCGGGGCCGGCCCGGATCAGTTCGCGGGGGCGAGCATGGCGCACTTCTCCCACGAGAGCGCCGCCTGGAACCTCGCTCTCGGCGTCGCGTTCGGCTGGGCCGCCACCGGGGCGCGCCGGTCGGGCGGGCTGGTGCCGGTGATCGGCGCGTTCGTCGCGCTGCTGGTGGCCCTCAGCGCGCTGGACGTGCTCGCCGGGCACGTCACGGCCGGACGGCTGCTCGGGCACCTGCCGGTGATCATCGGCCTCCTGCTCCTCTTGGTGCACGCCCGGCTCGGGGGCGACGGCCGCGACACCACGGCCGACGCCCGCGGCGACGGCGGCGTCCACCACCGCGGCACGGAGCTCGGTGGCCCCCGGCTCGGCGACGGGGGCCTGGACGGGGGCCTGCAGCCCTCCGCCCACCACCGCGCCGCCTGACCGGCCCCGTCACCCGCCGAGCGGACCGGCCGTCACGCGAGGACGCCGAGGAGGTGGTCGACGGGGCGCGGCCCTGGGAGCAGGATCTGCACGGCCGCCCTGCGCAACCAGGCGGTGTAGCGCTCCTCGGTCCAGCCGGCCCGGCCGACGAGGCGCTGGCACTGCGCGGACCGCATCACCACCCACAGCTGGTCGGCGAGCTCGTCGGCGGGCACGTCGGTGCGCAGCACGCCGCGTTCGGCGAGGAGCGCGACGGTCTGCCGGTGGTCCTGCCGGCCGAGCTGCTCGCACTGCTGCAGCGCCGCGGCGAGGTCCGCGTCGGTGGCCGCCGCGCGGCGCAACGCCTCCCAGCGGGCGCGCGTCCGGAGGTTGGCGGCGGCCGCGAACGTCGCGATCCCCTCGACCGCCTCGGTGGCCGCCTGCGGGTCGAGCCTGCTCAGGGCGCGAGTGAACACGTGCTGGCGGGGCGTCCCATCGCCGATGGCCGCTGCCTCCTCGTACAACCTCACCGCCTTCCTGCCGTCGCCGAGGTACAGGTGCGCCGTGCCGGTCATCTCGGTCAAGGCGCCGAGGAAGCGGACATCGCAACTCTTCTCGGCGACCAGCCGGCCGACCTCCAGGGCCTCGAGCCCCTCCGGCGCGCGGCCGCACTGGATCTCGATCGTTCCGCGGTAGAGGTGCGCCGTCATGAACAGCTCGGGATCGCCGGAGCGGGCGGCGAGCTCGCACGTGCGGGCGAGCAGCTGCGCCACCTCGTCGATCTCGCCGAGGAGCGCGCCGGCCGAGCCGTGGAACAGCAGCGCCCGGCACTGGCCCTCCAGGCGCGTCATCGGAGGTTGCGTCGCCGGCGCTCGACGGCCACTGCCGCTGTACCCGCGGCGACCGGTGCCGGGTCGAGCACCAGCACCTCGGCCGCATCACCCGCATGACTCAGCATCGCTTTTCCCCGATCACGGAGTTCCGAGGTCGGACCGCCGCGCGGTGATACGTCGCCGAGGTGGTCTTCCGCCACCGCACGCAGATCGAACTGCCGGGGAACCGGAGGCGCGGCGGCGACGACCACTCCGGTTGATGCCTCCTGCCACCACGTCCCCACCCGCCCCCGCGCTCGCCTGGCTCACCACGGCGGGGCGGCTGCTGCTCGGCGCCGTCTGGCTGGTCGCCGGTGCCTCGAAGATCACCGACCTGGACGCGTCCGTGCGCGCGGTCCGCGCCTACCGGCTCCTGCCCGAGACGGCCGCTCAGGTCGTCGGCGCCGGCCTGCCGGTCGTCGAGCTGCTGCTGGGCGTGCTGCTCGTCGTCGGGGCCGGGGTGCGGACGGCCGCGGCGGTCTCGGCCGTGCTGATGCTCGCTTTCGTCGTCGGGATCGCCTCGGCGTGGGCGCGGGGGCTGCGGATCGACTGCGGCTGCTTCGGATCCGGCGGCGAGCTCGGCGCCGGGCAGGACCCGACGTACGGGCTCGAGCTCGCCCGCGACGCCGCGCTGCTGGTGGTTGCCGTCCTACTCGCCCGGTGGCCGGCCGGGCGCCTCGCACTGATGAAGGAGTTCTCCTGATGCCTCGCACCATCACCGTCCGGCGCGGCCCGTCGACGATGACGCTCGTCGCGGTCGTCGTGCTGGTGCTGTTCGCCGGGGCCGTCGGCTTCGGCGTCTACCGCGCCGGGGCCGGCACGGGTGAGCTGCCGGCGGGCGCCACCGCGGCGGGCGTCACGGTCGGCAACCCCGACGCGCCCGCCACGATCGACCTCTACCTGGACTTCCAGTGCCCGGCCTGCGCGCAGTACGAGCAGCAGGCGGGCGCCACGATCGACCAGCTCGTCACGTCGGGGCAGGCCAAGATCGTCTACCACCCGGTCGCGTACCTGAACCGCTTCTCCAGCACGCAGTACTCCAGCCGCTCGTCCGCGGCCGCGGGCTGCGCCGCCGACGCGGGCGTGCTCCCGCGCTTCGCCCAGCTGCTGTACTCGAACCAGCCACCCGAGGGCGGCGACGGCCTGCCCGACGACCAGCTCGTCGCGCTCGGCACGCAGGCCGGGGCCGGGCCCGGCTTCGCCACCTGCGTGCAGGACGGCAGGTACTCGGGCTGGAGCCGGTCGGTCACCGACGCCGCCTCGCAGGCCGGCGTCACCGGGACACCCACCGTGCTCGTCAACGGGCGCGAGGTGGCGCACACTGCGGAGGCGCTGCGGGCCGCGGTGATCGGCAGCTGAGCCGTGTCTCCCCCGTACCGCCGGGTACAGGGGGGACGATGACCTCACGGATGCTCGTCGATCCGGCACAACGGGTGTCGGCGGGCTGGGTCGTGCGGTTCTCGCTGGCCTGGGTCGGGCTCTACGCCGGCCTGTTCGGGCCGCTGCAGGTGCTGCTGCCCCAGCAGGTCGAGGTGCTCGCACCGCAGGACAAGGAGGCGGCGCTCGCGCTGGTGCTCGCGGCGGGCGCGGCGTGCTCGCTCGTGGCGAACCCGCTGTTCGGGGCGCTCTCGGACCGCACCCGCTCCAGGTTCGGCAGGCGCAGGCCGTGGATCGCGCTCGGGTTCGCAGGCGGCGCCGTCGCGATCACGCTGCTCGCCGCGGCGCCCGCCGTCCCGTTCGTGGTGATCGGGTGGTGCGCGGTGCAGACGTTGCTGAACGCCCCGTTCGCCGCACTCAGCGCCGCCGTGCCCGACGAGGTGCCGGCCGGGCAGCGGGGCACGGCCGCCGGCTACCTCGGCCTCGCGTTCGTGGTCGGGGTGGGACTCGGCACCGGCCTCGCGGTCCTCGCGGGTGCCGTCACCACCGGGTACCTCCTGTGCGCGGTCGCCGCGCTGGCCTTCAGCCTCCCGTACGTCCTGCTGGGGCGGCACACCGGCGAGGTGCCCGAGCGGACCTGGCGGTGGGGCGAGTTCCTGCGCGGCTTCTGGATCAACCCGGTGCGCCACCGCGACTTCGGCTGGGGCTTCCTCACGCGCTTCCTGGTGAACCTCGGCAACGCGATCGTGCTGCTCTACCTGTTCTTCTTCTTGTCGGACGTCGTGGGGCTCGCCGAGCCGGCCTCCAGCGTGCTCCTCCTCACGGCGATCTACTCGGTGGCCATGCTGGCGTCCGTCGTCGTCGCGGGAACGCTGTCGGACCGCACGGGGCGGCGGCGCGTGTTCGTCACCGGCGGCTCGCTGGTCATGGCCGCAGCGGCGGTGCTGATCTCGGTGTGGCCGACCTGGCCGGGCATGGTCGCCGGCGCGGTGGCGCTGGGCTTCGGGTTCGGCGCCTACAGCGCGGTGGACTTCGCGCTGCTCACCCAGGTGCTCCCCACCGGGCGCGACCGGGGCAAGGACCTGGGCGTGCTCAACATCGCCAGCTCGCTCCCCCAGGTGATCGCGCCGGTGATCGCCGCCCCGGTCGTCACCGTCCTGGGCGGGTACACGGCGCTCTACCTCGTGGCGGCCGCCATCGAGGTCGCGGGCGCGGTGCTGGTCTACCGGATCCGCTCGGTCCGCTGAGACGCGGCGGGGACGGTTCCCCCGCCTACGCCCGCGTCCACCGGCTCAGCAGGATCCCGCTCGCCACCGCCGTCTGCCCCGCGACCAGGGCGATGCCGACGCCCGTGAGCCCGAGGTGGGGCATCAGCACCAGTGCCAGCGGGACGACGATCACCGCGACCGTGGCCGGGATCCCGAAGATCACGCTGGGGCGGTGCTGGATCCGCGCGACCGCCACCGCCGTCCCCACCACGACGTTCGGCACCGCGGACAGGGCGCAGAGCACGAGCAGCGTCGTGCCGTTCTCGGCGTAGTGCCGGCCGAAGATCGACAGGATCAGGCCGGCGCCGACGACGACCACCAGCACGCCCGGCACGATCAGGGTGAGCGCCTTGCTGACCATGGTGCGCACCGCCGCCTCGGACTCGTGGGGCCGGTCCGCCACGTGCGTCACCATCGACTGGCTCATCCCGTGCGTCACCAGGTAGAACGCGTACGCGATCGCCCAGACCACGCTGAACGTGCCTGCCGAGTCCGCGTCGAGGCTGAACAGGACCACCAGCGGGAGCCCGAACTCGACCGCGTCGGTGCACAGCCCGCCCGCCCAGTCGGCCGACACGTAACCGGCGATGCTCCGCGGCCGGATCTGCTCCCTGGGCAGCGGGGCGGCGGCGGTGGGCCGCAGCACCTTCGCCAGGAAGGCCGCCACGACCACGACGATCACCGCAGTGGCCAGCACCCACGACACGGCGATCACACCGCGGAACACGAGCACGGTGCCGGCGACGAGGAACCCGACCTTGAGCAGCGAGAAGGCGAGGTTCTCCAGCGGCACGAGAGTGGCGCGCTTGATCGCCGTGAGCGTGTAGTCGTGCATCGCGAACGCCGCCCACACCGGCGTGGCCAGCACGAAGAACACGAGGAGCGGCCCGTGCCCGAGCGCGTCCACCAGGTCGGGGGCCCACAGCGGCGCGCCGAGGGCGAACACGCCGCCCAGCACGCACGCCGTGAGGATCGCGATGCCGTAGCACGCCGCCACCAACGAACGCGCCGACCGCCCGGCCACCGGGACGAAACGCAGCAGGGCGCTGCCGAGGTTGAGCTGCGAGGTGACGCCGATCAGCGTCATCGTCGAGATCAGCGTGGTGTTGACCCCGACCTCGTCCGGCGGGAACAGGCGCGCCGCCACCACCCAGTACAGCAGCCCGACCACCGAGGAGATGCCCGACGAGAGCACCAGGGCGAGCCCGTCGCGGTGCTGCGGGTCGCGCCAGCCGCGCAGCAGGTTGCGCAGCCGGTCGGCCGGGCTGCCCTGGACGTCGCTGTCCTGGACACCGACGGTCGGCAGCGGCTCGGTGACGACGTCCCAGACGTCGCCGATGTGCGGGTCACGCATCGAGCGCGCCGTCGGGCACGGAGACCGGGTACTCGGCCGGCAGCGGCGTGTTCCCGAGGATCATGTCGGCAGCCTTCTCCGCGAGCATCATCGTGGGGGCGTAGGTGTTGGCGTTCGTGATCGACGGGAACGCGGCGGCGTCCACGACGCGCAAACCCTCGAGCCCGTGCACCCGCATGGTGGCAGGGTCGAGCACTGCCCCGTCATCGACACCCATCCGGGCGCTGCACGACAGGTGGAGCCCGGTCCGCGCGGTGCGCGTGACCCACGCCAGCACCTCGTCGTCCGAGCGCACGGTCGGCCCCGGCAGCCACTCGGAGCCGCCGAGCGCCGCCATGGCCGGCTGCGCCAGCAGCTCCCGCCCCCTCCGCACGGCCTCCAGCCACCGCGGCCGGTCGTCCGGCGCGGACATGTAGTTGAGCCGCAGCGCCGGATGGGCCGACGGGTCAGGCGACACGATCTTCACGCTGCCCCGCGCGTCGGACTGCATCACCTCGACGTGCAGCTGGTACCCGTGCTGGTCGACCGGGAAGGACTGCTCCTCGCTCTGCATCAGCATCGGCGCGAGCACCAGGTACACGTCGGGCTGCTCACCGGCGAACGAGCTGCGCACGAAGCCGCCGACCTGCATGGGGTTCCAGGCGCCCGGCCCGGTGCCGCACACAAGGGCCTCCGCGACGATCTTGGGCCAGTTCGCCTTGTTCCGCACGGCCGCGAGCGACACCGGCGCGGTGCCGCTCCACTGGATGTGCACGGCCAGGTGGTCCTGCAGGGACTCGCCGACGCCGGGCAGGTCGTGGACCACCGGCAGGCCCAGCGCCTCGAGCTCGGCCTTGTTGCCGACGCCCGACAGCTGCAGGAGCTGCGGGGACCCGACGGCGCCTGCGGCGAGGACGACCTCGCGGGCGCGCGCGACGGTGTCACCGCCCTTCCCGCGCCGGTACCGCACCCCGACCGCCCGGCCACCGATGATGTCGATGCCGGTGACGAGCACCTTGGTCAGCACCTCGAGGTTGCGGCGCCGCCGCACGGGGTGCAGGTAGGCGCGCGCGGCGTTCTCGCGGCGACCGCCGCGGATCCCCTGGTCGAACGGCGCGAAGCCCTCCTGCTCCAGGCCGTTGATGTCCGGCAGCACCGCATAGCCGGCCTGCCGCGCCGCCTCGAAGAACGCCTGGAAGATCGGCCCGTCCGCCGGGCTGCGCATCAGCGTGTGCGGCCCGCCGCGCCCGCGCGTGGCGTCGATCTCGCCGACGCAGTTCTCGAGCCTGCGGAAGTAGGGCAGGCAGTGCGCGTAGTCCCACTCCGGGTTGCCGGT includes:
- a CDS encoding ATP-binding protein → MTTVLRCPVVVGRAGELAQVRRLVAAAASGRGGALAVVGEAGVGKTRLLDDAASAATGAGMLVLSGRAVQGGGSYRAIAEAVVGRLDAQAVRESAAVRPYRAALDALVTGRAGVADGADPAVVLGEGVLRAVCALAAGHAGCLLRLEDLHWADEDTLAVVEYLAAAVRDRPVLVAVSSRDEPAEAAATARLRAAPGITAVHLRRLDEPDVAALAAACRGGRPLPPETVRDLLARSDGLPFLVEELLAEPGREVPPSLAALVAARLDALAAPGRVVVQAAAVLGPDPDWRLLDEVTGIADADVVTALRRAVDVGLVVRAAGGGLRWPHALARDAVLGTLLPPERAALAARAAQLLAERAGPDDEPRAAELFAEAGRPHEAARVLLQLARRAAGRGALHSADALLARAAAASGLGAEIIRERVSVLTLMGRADEALALGDAHLDELTGDEHAELCLRLARTAVTAARWAAARDYVERAGRPDDPRSAVLRADAAFGAGAGEEAAALAAEAVSRAERAGAPAALCEALGVAARTTWQTDLAASRAAYRRAAQVAAEHGLTPWRVTALFGVGMLEVLEDDDAPTLRRARELATETGMLAQLASIDIIESDLVLHTRGPVAAGELARRAADAAGRLRLPQLRAQALEQVAAYLAAAGDAAGAVGVLASIDPAHHGTNPHWTNPFRGFATAMGALLEHDLPRAAAAMDPTVPLVRKDRGIVLLAPVGFWVLLRTAAGDRDAEARAQLVAEPGGLSRTIRAGLEYAEAVVAGRSGRPEDAVAHLRAADAALAARPWWRRLLRLVVMGCAVADGWGDPVAELRADLAAHRQAGDAHLERACQDLLRRAGAPTRRRGHTAVPPRLAALGVTGREAEVLALVARGLTNAEVAQRLVLSRRTVETHVASLLAKTGAATRRGLRGWADPAS
- a CDS encoding helix-turn-helix domain-containing protein, encoding MRTIPRGPQAATRAHPAGLTSRQADVLDLLAEGLTNAEIAERLVVSVRTVDHHVSTILGNLGVPSRRHASRLARTLASA
- a CDS encoding arabinan endo-1,5-alpha-L-arabinosidase gives rise to the protein MTPVRLAPLLTVVAAVVGLTGALAPPAAAAGPALPAQAEQPWRLSGDLTAHDPALVAGGGGDDWYVFATGEENKGAGNIQIRSSPDGHKWTYEGTVWDEIPKWVKDAVPGVKNLWAPEVYQANGMYYMYYAASTWGHNRSAIGLATNETLDPSDPAYEWVDRGEVISSQPDDDYNAIDPGIIEDGSGTPWMAFGSYWSGIRMVKLDWPSGKLADPDAKPLHIADRKAAPNAIEAPYFVKNDGYYYLFTSWGQCCQGSDSDYKIMVGRSKKVTGPYVDRDGRKLLEGGGTTVLTAAGNRVGPGGQSASDDIMAYHYYDKSANGATKLALQPIVWDDDGWPLLTDPT
- a CDS encoding isocitrate lyase/PEP mutase family protein yields the protein MTSSDFTGTDMTARFRALHVPGDPLLMPNPWDEGSAKALATLGFAALATTSSGFAATAGLVDGAMGAVDTLEHAAAVAVCVDIPVNADLEDGWGDDPGEVATTVAEAVEAGLAGCSIEDYSAGADPEIHDIGLAAERIAAAAEAAKEGRGLVLTARSENFIRGNPDLGDTIERLQAYQEAGAEVLYAPGLVELADIRSVVSSVDRPVNVLLMPGMAPIEELAAAGVARISVGGTFSWVAFGALARAARELKEQGTYGFFELAREGRELTTRAFRLH
- a CDS encoding sigma-70 family RNA polymerase sigma factor, producing the protein MAERPDDERITAWALAAGRGDREALSAFVRATQRDVLRFVSHLCDPGQAEDLAQETYLRAVAALPRFEAAASARTWLLSIARRVAADAVRAAGRRPRTTAVADWDAVAVRAGATRRAGDEAVLLAQLVAALDPDRHEAFVLTQVLDLSYAEAAQVCGCPVGTIRSRVARAREDLVRVLGDGAIDTARRREA
- a CDS encoding zf-HC2 domain-containing protein — translated: MRCEDCRDAISARMDGEDPGVEPGTVDRHLDDCAACRAFAERAAHVTRLARIRPAEELPDVLPGLLAALDAGESRPAPPRSRRSIARDAVRAALAALAVGQLALALSGIISATGAGPDQFAGASMAHFSHESAAWNLALGVAFGWAATGARRSGGLVPVIGAFVALLVALSALDVLAGHVTAGRLLGHLPVIIGLLLLLVHARLGGDGRDTTADARGDGGVHHRGTELGGPRLGDGGLDGGLQPSAHHRAA
- a CDS encoding MauE/DoxX family redox-associated membrane protein produces the protein MPPATTSPPAPALAWLTTAGRLLLGAVWLVAGASKITDLDASVRAVRAYRLLPETAAQVVGAGLPVVELLLGVLLVVGAGVRTAAAVSAVLMLAFVVGIASAWARGLRIDCGCFGSGGELGAGQDPTYGLELARDAALLVVAVLLARWPAGRLALMKEFS
- a CDS encoding DsbA family protein, translating into MPRTITVRRGPSTMTLVAVVVLVLFAGAVGFGVYRAGAGTGELPAGATAAGVTVGNPDAPATIDLYLDFQCPACAQYEQQAGATIDQLVTSGQAKIVYHPVAYLNRFSSTQYSSRSSAAAGCAADAGVLPRFAQLLYSNQPPEGGDGLPDDQLVALGTQAGAGPGFATCVQDGRYSGWSRSVTDAASQAGVTGTPTVLVNGREVAHTAEALRAAVIGS
- a CDS encoding MFS transporter, with the protein product MTSRMLVDPAQRVSAGWVVRFSLAWVGLYAGLFGPLQVLLPQQVEVLAPQDKEAALALVLAAGAACSLVANPLFGALSDRTRSRFGRRRPWIALGFAGGAVAITLLAAAPAVPFVVIGWCAVQTLLNAPFAALSAAVPDEVPAGQRGTAAGYLGLAFVVGVGLGTGLAVLAGAVTTGYLLCAVAALAFSLPYVLLGRHTGEVPERTWRWGEFLRGFWINPVRHRDFGWGFLTRFLVNLGNAIVLLYLFFFLSDVVGLAEPASSVLLLTAIYSVAMLASVVVAGTLSDRTGRRRVFVTGGSLVMAAAAVLISVWPTWPGMVAGAVALGFGFGAYSAVDFALLTQVLPTGRDRGKDLGVLNIASSLPQVIAPVIAAPVVTVLGGYTALYLVAAAIEVAGAVLVYRIRSVR
- a CDS encoding lipopolysaccharide biosynthesis protein, which codes for MRDPHIGDVWDVVTEPLPTVGVQDSDVQGSPADRLRNLLRGWRDPQHRDGLALVLSSGISSVVGLLYWVVAARLFPPDEVGVNTTLISTMTLIGVTSQLNLGSALLRFVPVAGRSARSLVAACYGIAILTACVLGGVFALGAPLWAPDLVDALGHGPLLVFFVLATPVWAAFAMHDYTLTAIKRATLVPLENLAFSLLKVGFLVAGTVLVFRGVIAVSWVLATAVIVVVVAAFLAKVLRPTAAAPLPREQIRPRSIAGYVSADWAGGLCTDAVEFGLPLVVLFSLDADSAGTFSVVWAIAYAFYLVTHGMSQSMVTHVADRPHESEAAVRTMVSKALTLIVPGVLVVVVGAGLILSIFGRHYAENGTTLLVLCALSAVPNVVVGTAVAVARIQHRPSVIFGIPATVAVIVVPLALVLMPHLGLTGVGIALVAGQTAVASGILLSRWTRA